A window of the Virgibacillus pantothenticus genome harbors these coding sequences:
- the istA gene encoding IS21 family transposase, translating to MINYRKILELYFEDVSQRTISSSTGHSRNTVSNVVRKAKKLGLEGLDGTMTNPWLESFLFPEKQAIEKGYYPVDWEKVHKELQKKNITLALLHKEYADEAREGGKIPYAYRTFTENYGKYAKKYKLTMPIRRKPGEIMEVDWAGSTLEIKDRSTGEVLPAYVFVATLPYSQLSYVEAFLDMKSANWLTAHIHAFEYFGGIPEALVPDNLKTGVVKALRSESILNEAYRELADYYRTVVVPSRVRKPKDKPSVEGSVGHVSRQIIASLRDYQCFHLEELNQQIFRKLENLNTLDFQKRPGSRKKVFEEEEKSYLQALPQTRYKLTEWKIAKVQLNYHIQVERMYYSVPYDYVRESVDVRLTTDLIEVYFKETRIASHKRLKGEIGQYSTNTDHMPDNHRLYLEHNPENNKKWAESVGPSMTRFVSYILRNNIEKKALNILSTLRNLSTKHAKDDLEQATQTLLDISTNPTVSVLKSILERKKHQQNNKKKDRDNLQTHKEDYGFVRGAKYFGRDSK from the coding sequence GTGATTAATTATCGTAAGATTCTGGAACTGTATTTTGAGGATGTCAGTCAGAGAACAATCAGTTCAAGTACTGGACATTCAAGAAATACAGTCTCCAACGTCGTTCGAAAAGCCAAGAAACTTGGCTTAGAAGGTTTGGACGGCACCATGACTAATCCGTGGCTGGAATCGTTTCTCTTCCCAGAGAAACAAGCGATCGAGAAAGGATACTATCCCGTTGATTGGGAGAAAGTTCATAAAGAACTTCAGAAAAAGAATATCACTTTAGCTTTATTGCATAAAGAATATGCAGATGAGGCTCGTGAAGGCGGCAAGATACCTTATGCCTATCGTACGTTTACCGAGAACTACGGAAAGTATGCCAAAAAGTATAAGCTTACGATGCCTATTCGGAGAAAACCAGGTGAAATTATGGAAGTGGATTGGGCTGGTTCCACTCTGGAAATCAAAGATCGTTCTACTGGGGAGGTTTTACCTGCCTATGTATTTGTAGCAACCTTGCCTTACAGCCAATTGAGTTATGTCGAGGCATTCTTAGATATGAAGTCCGCAAACTGGCTAACTGCTCATATTCATGCATTTGAATATTTTGGGGGTATTCCTGAAGCCTTAGTTCCAGATAATCTAAAGACCGGGGTGGTAAAAGCTCTTAGAAGTGAATCTATTTTAAATGAAGCCTATCGTGAACTGGCTGATTACTATCGTACCGTTGTCGTCCCTAGTCGTGTTCGTAAACCAAAGGATAAACCAAGTGTCGAGGGTTCGGTTGGGCATGTCTCAAGACAGATTATTGCCTCTCTAAGAGACTATCAGTGTTTTCATCTTGAGGAATTAAATCAACAGATTTTTAGAAAATTAGAGAATCTTAATACGCTCGATTTCCAAAAGCGTCCGGGATCAAGAAAAAAGGTGTTTGAGGAAGAAGAAAAATCCTATCTTCAAGCTCTTCCCCAAACAAGATACAAGCTTACAGAATGGAAAATAGCAAAAGTTCAACTGAACTACCACATCCAAGTTGAACGAATGTATTATTCCGTTCCATATGACTATGTCCGTGAATCTGTCGATGTCCGACTGACTACGGATCTAATTGAAGTGTACTTCAAAGAAACAAGAATTGCATCCCATAAAAGATTGAAGGGAGAAATCGGTCAGTATTCTACGAACACTGATCATATGCCTGATAATCATCGATTATATTTAGAACATAATCCGGAAAACAATAAAAAGTGGGCAGAGTCGGTAGGCCCTTCTATGACTCGATTTGTTTCTTATATCTTAAGAAATAACATAGAAAAGAAAGCACTAAATATCTTGAGTACATTAAGGAATTTGTCAACCAAACATGCGAAGGATGATTTAGAACAAGCAACACAAACTTTACTCGATATATCAACGAATCCAACGGTTTCTGTGTTAAAAAGCATACTCGAGCGTAAAAAGCATCAACAGAATAATAAAAAGAAAGATAGAGATAATCTTCAAACTCATAAAGAGGATTATGGGTTTGTACGTGGAGCTAAATACTTTGGGAGGGATAGTAAATGA
- a CDS encoding helix-turn-helix transcriptional regulator, which yields MLKNNVKHYRKKKKLTQKELGDNIGVSRQTINSIENEHYSPSISLVLKLAKVLEQPVEELFFLES from the coding sequence ATGTTAAAGAATAATGTTAAACATTATAGAAAAAAGAAAAAATTAACTCAAAAAGAATTAGGTGACAATATAGGAGTATCAAGGCAAACAATCAATAGTATAGAAAATGAACATTATTCTCCTTCTATATCTCTAGTTTTAAAGTTAGCAAAAGTATTAGAGCAACCAGTTGAAGAACTATTTTTTTTAGAATCCTAG
- a CDS encoding IS30 family transposase, whose translation MSYTPLPKTELVFIEEYHEFGLSGRKIANKLRRGHEAVYRVIRQLKEGLIAIDVYLKYQANKAKCGRKKIQLATVEKDYIHEKVRDGWTPDVIIGRNEKSISCSMRTLYRKFASGEFNQNDLPMQGKRKPNGHQERRGKQKFRRTILDRDHDHPNYKKEFGHLEGDTIVGRYHKNAVITLVERLTKCIIAIKPADRQATNIETSLHQWFDRLPKHLFKSIIFDCGKEFSNWKSISNEQDVDIYFADPGTPPQRGLNEHSNGLLRKNGLPKEMDFNPVSQEYISEVALRRNNIPRKSLKYKTPIECFIDYVGQDFDKSMLSRLI comes from the coding sequence ATGTCCTACACCCCTCTTCCCAAAACAGAACTGGTATTCATAGAGGAATATCATGAATTCGGCCTTTCTGGTCGAAAAATTGCCAATAAATTAAGGCGTGGCCATGAAGCTGTTTATCGTGTTATTAGACAACTGAAAGAAGGACTTATTGCGATAGACGTTTATCTAAAATATCAAGCGAATAAAGCCAAATGTGGCCGTAAAAAGATTCAATTAGCAACTGTAGAAAAGGACTACATTCATGAAAAAGTCCGTGATGGATGGACGCCTGATGTAATAATCGGACGAAACGAAAAGTCTATCTCTTGCAGCATGCGCACGCTTTATCGAAAGTTTGCATCAGGCGAATTTAACCAAAATGATTTACCTATGCAAGGCAAACGCAAACCAAATGGTCACCAGGAAAGAAGAGGTAAACAAAAATTTCGCCGTACCATCCTTGATCGTGATCACGATCACCCAAATTACAAGAAAGAATTTGGTCATCTAGAAGGAGATACCATTGTGGGACGTTATCACAAGAACGCTGTCATCACGCTTGTTGAGCGTTTAACAAAATGCATCATCGCAATTAAACCAGCTGATAGACAGGCAACCAATATTGAAACATCGCTCCATCAATGGTTTGATCGATTACCAAAACACTTATTTAAGTCCATTATCTTTGACTGTGGGAAAGAGTTTTCCAATTGGAAATCCATCAGTAATGAGCAAGATGTCGATATTTATTTTGCAGATCCTGGAACGCCACCCCAAAGGGGTCTAAATGAGCATTCCAACGGTCTTCTAAGAAAGAATGGGCTGCCAAAAGAAATGGACTTTAATCCTGTGTCACAAGAGTATATTTCTGAGGTTGCACTCCGACGGAATAACATACCAAGGAAATCATTGAAATACAAAACACCGATTGAGTGTTTCATAGATTATGTAGGTCAGGATTTTGATAAAAGCATGTTGTCTCGCTTAATTTGA